A genome region from Thermanaerothrix sp. includes the following:
- a CDS encoding dicarboxylate/amino acid:cation symporter, whose protein sequence is MSSNGNAGSGGILGFYFRSSLVVRILLATVLGAAVGLMVGPQAAAIKPLGDLLIRLLKMIVIPVVFFSLVVGASSVTPSKLGTVGVKVVGYYMLTSAVAVAIGLGVGNFFKPGLGLNLPAEGAADISAKAPSLVETLLNIVPDNPMAAMVNGTMLQVIFFALLFGIALSVLMSSSDQRLKASGEAMFRICDGGAEAMYKITKWAMEYAPIGVFALMATAFGQQGAKAAGPLGMTIMAMYIAFAIHFVVVYGISLKAVGLGLPAFVRHAKDAMLTAFVTRSSSATLPVSMEVAEEMGAPKGIYSFSLPLGATINMNGTAIYQGICVLFVANCIGQNLTISQQLMVILSATLAAIGTAGVPGSGAIMLLMVLNSAGISLTGGAAAAYGMILGIDAIMDMGRTLLNVTGDIVGTVMVAKAEGELDQSKWNQ, encoded by the coding sequence ATGTCTAGCAACGGAAACGCGGGATCCGGAGGGATTCTTGGGTTCTACTTCCGGTCCAGCCTGGTGGTTCGCATCCTTCTCGCAACGGTCCTGGGCGCCGCCGTGGGGCTCATGGTTGGGCCCCAAGCGGCAGCCATAAAGCCGCTGGGGGATCTTTTGATAAGGCTTCTTAAGATGATAGTCATCCCGGTGGTCTTCTTCTCCCTGGTGGTGGGAGCCTCCAGCGTTACCCCGTCGAAGCTAGGAACCGTGGGGGTAAAGGTGGTGGGCTACTACATGCTCACCAGCGCCGTGGCGGTGGCCATAGGGCTGGGGGTGGGCAACTTCTTCAAGCCCGGGTTGGGACTCAACCTTCCCGCCGAGGGCGCGGCGGACATATCCGCCAAGGCCCCGTCCCTGGTGGAGACCCTTCTCAACATAGTGCCCGACAACCCCATGGCCGCCATGGTGAACGGGACCATGCTGCAGGTCATCTTCTTCGCCCTGCTGTTCGGAATAGCCCTGAGCGTGCTCATGTCCAGCTCAGACCAGCGCCTTAAGGCCTCCGGGGAGGCCATGTTCCGGATATGCGACGGCGGCGCCGAGGCCATGTACAAGATAACCAAGTGGGCCATGGAGTACGCCCCCATAGGGGTGTTCGCCCTCATGGCCACCGCCTTCGGCCAGCAGGGGGCCAAGGCGGCGGGGCCCCTGGGCATGACCATAATGGCCATGTACATCGCCTTCGCCATACACTTCGTGGTGGTCTACGGCATATCCCTAAAGGCCGTGGGGCTGGGACTTCCAGCCTTCGTCCGCCACGCCAAGGACGCCATGCTCACCGCCTTCGTCACCCGAAGCAGCAGCGCCACCCTGCCGGTGTCCATGGAGGTGGCGGAGGAAATGGGAGCGCCCAAGGGCATCTACTCCTTCTCCCTGCCCCTTGGGGCCACCATAAACATGAACGGAACCGCCATATACCAGGGCATCTGCGTGCTGTTCGTGGCCAACTGCATAGGACAGAACCTCACCATATCCCAGCAGCTCATGGTGATACTCAGCGCCACCCTGGCGGCCATAGGCACCGCCGGGGTGCCGGGCTCCGGAGCCATAATGCTCCTCATGGTGCTCAACTCCGCGGGCATATCCCTCACCGGAGGCGCCGCCGCCGCTTACGGCATGATACTTGGCATAGACGCCATAATGGACATGGGACGTACGCTCCTCAACGTCACCGGAGACATCGTGGGCACCGTGATGGTGGCCAAGGCGGAGGGGGAGCTGGACCAGTCCAAGTGGAACCAATAG
- a CDS encoding methyl-accepting chemotaxis protein produces MSGKKRMSGLSAKLLVPVFVLLGLAAAALMGISYHRSYQDVYEDRLKAVKDMVDFTYGILEHWNSKFQEGKISREEAMFLAGEEISKLHFEGKNYIFGYDMENRVAIPFQGNERGKFLDSQDKRGVWVQRELREVARSKGEGYLTYHWLNSNTNRVEPKVAYVRRFEPFGWWFGTGVYVYDVKAKAMRSALYQGLVLLLAMGLIGISVAWLSRRLVTGPLSRLCEAAERAGQGDLRIDRSYLPSGRSDEMGAITESLWSMISNQRRTLTSLSKAVLDVSSAAESLSALSEELSASVEEIRGAVGTVKDMASSDAASAEETKAAVGEVTVGSKAVASAAERGAQSGAVAQGEVDEAAEDFLEVIGNVKDVASRGEENVSAILKLSDSVEKITSFVDTISKIADQTNLLALNAAIEAARAGEAGRGFAVVAEEVRKLAEESNQASRSIGDLIGDLKEQVKGAVGSIESSGVVLVRSSEMSQRAMERLERATQAVKGVIDSLSDLAAVSEEQSALASEMESAVEHIAASTVQISSTMDSVYRSVEESAKGSSDIARQAEQLTQRAQELKELMESFKL; encoded by the coding sequence ATGTCCGGCAAGAAGAGGATGTCAGGGCTCAGCGCGAAGCTGCTGGTGCCGGTTTTCGTCCTGCTCGGCCTTGCGGCGGCGGCGTTGATGGGCATCTCCTACCACAGGTCCTACCAGGACGTCTACGAGGACCGGTTGAAGGCGGTCAAGGACATGGTGGACTTCACCTACGGCATACTGGAGCACTGGAACTCTAAGTTCCAGGAGGGGAAGATCTCCAGGGAGGAGGCCATGTTCCTGGCGGGGGAGGAGATATCGAAGCTGCATTTCGAGGGCAAGAACTACATCTTCGGCTACGACATGGAAAACCGCGTGGCCATCCCCTTCCAGGGCAACGAGAGGGGCAAGTTCCTGGACTCACAGGACAAGAGGGGGGTATGGGTTCAGCGGGAGCTGAGGGAGGTGGCCCGTTCAAAGGGGGAGGGGTACCTCACCTACCATTGGCTTAACTCCAACACTAACCGGGTGGAACCCAAGGTGGCCTACGTGCGCCGTTTCGAGCCCTTCGGCTGGTGGTTTGGAACCGGGGTTTACGTTTACGACGTTAAAGCCAAGGCCATGAGAAGCGCCCTCTATCAGGGGCTGGTGCTCCTTTTGGCCATGGGGCTAATAGGCATTTCCGTGGCGTGGCTTTCCAGGAGGCTTGTGACGGGCCCCCTGTCGAGGCTTTGTGAGGCGGCGGAGCGGGCGGGACAGGGGGACCTTAGGATCGACAGGTCCTATCTTCCCTCTGGAAGGTCCGACGAGATGGGGGCCATCACCGAGTCCCTTTGGTCCATGATATCCAACCAGCGCCGCACCTTGACGTCCCTTTCAAAGGCGGTCCTGGACGTCTCATCCGCCGCGGAGAGCCTGTCCGCCCTGAGCGAGGAGCTCAGCGCCTCGGTGGAGGAGATACGGGGGGCGGTGGGGACCGTGAAGGACATGGCCTCTTCGGACGCCGCCAGCGCGGAGGAGACCAAGGCGGCGGTGGGGGAGGTCACCGTGGGCTCCAAGGCGGTGGCATCGGCGGCGGAAAGGGGCGCCCAGTCCGGGGCCGTGGCCCAGGGAGAGGTGGACGAGGCGGCGGAGGACTTCCTTGAGGTCATAGGAAACGTCAAGGACGTGGCCTCAAGGGGGGAGGAGAACGTAAGCGCCATACTTAAACTCAGCGATTCGGTGGAGAAGATAACGTCCTTCGTGGACACCATATCCAAGATAGCGGACCAGACCAACCTCCTGGCCCTGAACGCCGCCATAGAGGCCGCAAGGGCCGGCGAGGCGGGCCGGGGCTTCGCGGTGGTGGCGGAGGAGGTCCGCAAGCTTGCGGAGGAGTCGAACCAGGCCTCCAGGTCCATCGGGGACCTCATCGGGGACTTGAAGGAACAGGTTAAGGGGGCGGTGGGGTCCATAGAGTCCTCCGGCGTTGTCCTAGTCAGGTCCTCGGAGATGTCCCAAAGGGCCATGGAGAGGCTCGAAAGGGCCACTCAGGCGGTGAAGGGGGTCATAGATTCGCTGTCCGACCTGGCGGCGGTGTCGGAGGAGCAGTCCGCCCTGGCGTCGGAGATGGAGTCGGCGGTGGAGCACATCGCCGCCTCCACGGTTCAGATATCCTCCACCATGGACTCCGTGTACCGGTCCGTGGAGGAGAGCGCCAAGGGGTCCTCGGACATAGCAAGACAGGCGGAGCAGCTGACCCAAAGGGCCCAGGAGCTTAAGGAGCTCATGGAGTCCTTCAAGCTCTAG
- a CDS encoding M20/M25/M40 family metallo-hydrolase encodes MINRERLLDEFLELVRIPSPSGKEKALADLLVEKLKALGLQVTVDRAGESIGGQTGNVIGRLEGSKDAEAVLFSCHMDTVSPCEKIVPIVKNNAVYSDGTSVLGADDKAGIAAVLEALRCLKESQEPHGPVEVVFSIWEEGGLRGAQNLDTSLITAKHAYVLDSGGEVGEIVITGPAQDKIDVVIKGRSAHAGVAPEEGVSAIMIAARAIEGMKLLRIDHETTANVGYISGGGATNIVTPEVVIRAEARSLDESKLDAQSAHMAERFKMAAEEMGGVAEVTVTRAYPPFNVPEDSATVRMVKQAAERMGLTPKTASTGGGSDTNILNSKGISAVNLGIGERKPHTLEEHIYIKDLEGSARLVLEIIRSFAGAR; translated from the coding sequence ATGATAAACCGAGAAAGGCTGCTGGATGAGTTCCTTGAGCTGGTCAGGATACCAAGCCCCTCGGGCAAGGAAAAGGCCCTGGCGGACCTGTTGGTGGAGAAGCTGAAGGCCCTGGGCCTTCAGGTCACCGTGGATAGGGCTGGGGAGAGCATAGGAGGCCAGACGGGCAACGTGATCGGCCGCTTGGAGGGTTCCAAGGACGCGGAGGCGGTGCTCTTCAGCTGCCACATGGACACCGTGTCCCCCTGCGAGAAGATAGTGCCCATAGTTAAGAACAACGCGGTCTACAGCGACGGCACCAGCGTGCTTGGCGCCGACGACAAGGCGGGAATAGCGGCGGTGCTGGAGGCCTTGAGGTGCCTTAAGGAGTCTCAGGAACCCCACGGCCCCGTGGAGGTGGTCTTCTCCATCTGGGAGGAGGGGGGGCTTAGGGGGGCCCAGAACCTGGACACCTCCCTCATAACCGCCAAGCACGCCTACGTGCTGGACAGCGGCGGCGAGGTGGGGGAGATCGTCATAACGGGCCCCGCCCAGGACAAGATAGACGTGGTGATAAAGGGCAGGAGCGCCCACGCGGGGGTGGCCCCGGAGGAGGGCGTGAGCGCCATAATGATAGCCGCCAGGGCCATAGAGGGCATGAAGCTCCTTAGGATAGACCACGAGACCACCGCCAACGTAGGCTACATATCCGGCGGCGGGGCCACCAACATAGTCACCCCCGAGGTGGTCATAAGGGCGGAGGCTCGAAGCCTGGACGAGTCCAAGCTGGACGCCCAGAGCGCCCACATGGCGGAGCGCTTTAAAATGGCGGCGGAGGAGATGGGGGGTGTGGCGGAGGTCACCGTCACAAGGGCGTACCCGCCGTTCAACGTGCCGGAGGACAGCGCCACGGTGCGGATGGTGAAGCAGGCAGCGGAGCGGATGGGGCTCACCCCGAAGACCGCTTCCACCGGCGGCGGCAGCGACACCAACATCCTGAACTCCAAGGGGATCTCGGCGGTGAACCTGGGCATAGGGGAGCGGAAGCCCCACACCCTGGAGGAACACATATACATAAAGGACCTGGAGGGCAGCGCCCGGCTGGTGCTGGAGATAATAAGGTCCTTCGCGGGGGCAAGGTAA
- a CDS encoding AbgT family transporter yields MTNKQRRGLFNRFLDVVERGGNKLPHPATLFLILGVLVVLISGIAASGGLQVTYERVSEGKAEQVTVAAVSLMSKEGLRQIFAEAVNNFTGFAPLGTVLVAMLGVAVAEGTGLIQACLKKLVLSTPKRLITFVVVFAGVMSNIASDAGYVVLVPLGAIVFLGFKRHPLAGLAAAFAGVSGGFSANLLVGTIDPLLSGISQEAARIFQPGYVVNPTDNYYFMAVSTIIISIIGTWITEKVVEPRLGAYHGDHHDDHDLSTFTDEERRGLKAAGLSLILFTALILALVLPANGILRDDEGKILGHTPFMSALVPIIAMGFLFPGIVYGVVTGKVKNDKQVASLMGKGMSSMGSYIVLAFFAAQFVSYFKWSNLGIILAVKGANFLKATGMTGISLMIGFILVAAFINLFIGSASAKWAIMAPVFVPMFMGLGYTPAFTQLVYRIGDSCTNIITPLMSYFAVIVAFAQKYKKDLGMGTLISIMLPYSMAFLVGWTLLMIVWFFLGLPIGPGALIRL; encoded by the coding sequence TTGACTAACAAGCAGCGACGAGGCCTATTCAACCGTTTCCTTGACGTGGTGGAGAGGGGCGGCAACAAGCTTCCCCATCCGGCCACGCTGTTCCTCATCCTCGGGGTGCTGGTGGTTCTGATCTCCGGCATCGCGGCCTCCGGTGGACTCCAGGTTACCTACGAGCGGGTGTCCGAGGGCAAGGCAGAGCAGGTCACGGTGGCGGCGGTGAGCCTCATGTCCAAGGAGGGCCTTAGGCAGATCTTCGCCGAGGCGGTAAACAACTTCACCGGCTTCGCCCCCTTAGGAACCGTCCTGGTGGCCATGCTGGGCGTGGCGGTGGCGGAGGGGACGGGGCTCATCCAGGCCTGCCTTAAGAAGCTGGTCTTGAGCACCCCCAAGAGGCTCATAACCTTCGTGGTGGTCTTCGCTGGGGTCATGTCCAACATCGCCTCCGACGCGGGCTACGTGGTGCTGGTGCCCCTGGGGGCCATAGTGTTCCTGGGCTTCAAGCGCCATCCCCTGGCGGGCCTTGCCGCCGCCTTCGCCGGCGTTTCCGGAGGCTTCAGCGCAAACCTGCTGGTGGGCACCATAGACCCGCTGCTGTCGGGCATAAGCCAGGAGGCGGCCCGCATATTCCAGCCCGGCTACGTGGTCAACCCCACGGACAACTACTACTTCATGGCGGTCTCAACCATAATCATATCCATAATAGGAACCTGGATAACCGAGAAGGTGGTGGAGCCCAGGCTCGGCGCCTACCACGGCGACCACCACGACGACCACGACCTCTCAACCTTCACCGACGAGGAACGCCGGGGGCTTAAGGCGGCTGGGCTCAGCCTCATCCTATTCACCGCCCTCATCCTGGCCCTGGTGCTCCCCGCCAACGGCATCCTCCGGGACGACGAGGGCAAGATCCTGGGACACACCCCCTTCATGAGCGCCCTGGTGCCCATCATCGCCATGGGCTTCCTCTTCCCCGGCATCGTCTACGGCGTGGTCACCGGCAAGGTGAAGAACGACAAGCAGGTGGCCTCCCTCATGGGCAAGGGCATGTCCTCCATGGGAAGCTACATCGTGCTCGCCTTCTTCGCCGCCCAGTTCGTAAGCTACTTCAAGTGGTCCAACCTGGGGATAATCCTGGCGGTCAAGGGGGCCAACTTCCTCAAGGCCACGGGCATGACCGGCATATCCCTCATGATCGGCTTCATCCTGGTGGCGGCCTTCATCAACCTCTTCATCGGAAGCGCCTCCGCCAAGTGGGCCATCATGGCGCCGGTGTTCGTGCCCATGTTCATGGGCCTGGGCTACACCCCCGCCTTCACCCAGCTGGTGTACCGCATCGGGGACTCCTGCACCAACATAATCACACCCCTCATGTCCTACTTCGCGGTCATCGTGGCCTTCGCCCAGAAGTACAAGAAGGACCTAGGTATGGGCACCCTCATCTCCATCATGCTGCCCTACTCCATGGCCTTCCTGGTGGGATGGACGCTCCTCATGATCGTATGGTTCTTCCTGGGCCTTCCCATTGGCCCCGGAGCGCTGATAAGGCTATAA
- a CDS encoding transcriptional repressor, producing MKGEGFNHKAKDRAGVDEIQRRAEEYLEALKLKGCRRTEQRRLIIETLLESRGEHLNAREIMERVQSKDPSIGFATVYRTLMVLEEMGLVQSFERGEGFARFDIPDGDIHVHITCRGCGRTVHLDFPGDLQETLTSWIKGAGFSPVPQTAHLYGLCPSCAAKPHGAPQAVMPCCGRRRRGIQD from the coding sequence TTGAAGGGGGAAGGGTTTAACCACAAGGCCAAAGACCGGGCCGGGGTGGATGAAATCCAAAGGCGGGCGGAAGAGTACCTGGAGGCGCTGAAGCTCAAGGGCTGCCGCCGGACGGAGCAGAGGCGGCTCATCATAGAGACGCTTCTTGAAAGCCGGGGAGAGCACCTGAACGCCCGGGAGATCATGGAACGGGTGCAGTCCAAGGACCCCTCCATCGGGTTCGCCACGGTGTACCGGACCCTCATGGTCCTCGAGGAGATGGGGCTTGTGCAGTCCTTCGAGCGGGGGGAGGGCTTCGCCAGGTTCGACATCCCCGACGGGGACATACACGTCCACATAACCTGCCGTGGCTGCGGCAGGACCGTCCACCTGGACTTCCCAGGGGACCTCCAAGAGACCCTCACCTCCTGGATAAAGGGGGCCGGCTTCTCACCGGTGCCCCAGACGGCGCACCTTTACGGCCTGTGCCCGTCATGCGCCGCAAAACCCCATGGCGCCCCGCAAGCTGTGATGCCGTGCTGCGGCCGGAGAAGAAGGGGCATCCAGGATTGA
- the rocD gene encoding ornithine--oxo-acid transaminase — MYTSKELMEMEHKYGAHNYHPLEVVICKAEGIWVEDPEGRRYMDMLSAYSAVNQGHRHPRIIKALKDQADVLTLTSRAFYNDKWPLFAKKLAEVTGKDMVLPMNTGAEAVETAIKTMRKWGYMVKGVEENKAEIIVFEENFHGRTTTIISFSVDPDARDYYGPFTPGFVVVPYDDLEAVKKAINKNTVGILVEPIQGEAGVRVPSDGFLKGLEKLCRENNVLLAVDEVQTGFCRTGKTFAFQHEDVDPDIIIMGKALGGGVFPVSAVAANENVLGVFKPGTHGSTFGGNPLACAVAMAAIDVLMEEKLADRAAELGKYFMDGLRTIQAKTDKIKQVRGKGLLIGVVLNESAGKARIYTTALKDRGLLCKETHGWIIRFAPPLVITKEEIDEALRKIEEVFVG; from the coding sequence ATGTACACGTCCAAGGAACTCATGGAAATGGAGCACAAGTACGGGGCCCACAACTATCACCCCCTGGAGGTGGTGATATGCAAGGCCGAGGGTATATGGGTCGAGGATCCCGAGGGGCGCCGTTACATGGACATGCTCTCCGCCTACTCGGCGGTGAACCAGGGGCACCGGCACCCCAGGATAATAAAGGCCCTCAAGGACCAGGCGGACGTTCTCACCCTCACCTCCCGGGCTTTCTACAACGACAAGTGGCCCCTCTTCGCCAAGAAGCTGGCGGAGGTGACCGGCAAGGACATGGTGCTCCCCATGAACACCGGCGCCGAGGCCGTTGAGACCGCCATAAAGACCATGCGCAAGTGGGGCTACATGGTCAAGGGCGTGGAGGAGAACAAGGCGGAGATAATCGTCTTCGAGGAGAACTTCCACGGCCGCACCACCACCATCATTTCCTTCTCCGTGGACCCCGACGCCAGGGACTACTACGGCCCCTTCACCCCCGGCTTCGTGGTGGTTCCCTACGACGACCTGGAGGCGGTGAAGAAGGCCATAAACAAGAACACCGTGGGCATCCTGGTGGAGCCCATCCAGGGGGAGGCGGGGGTTCGGGTCCCCAGCGACGGCTTCCTCAAGGGCCTTGAGAAGCTCTGCCGGGAGAACAACGTGCTCCTGGCGGTGGACGAGGTGCAGACGGGCTTCTGCAGGACCGGCAAGACCTTCGCCTTCCAGCACGAGGACGTGGACCCGGACATAATAATCATGGGCAAGGCCCTGGGTGGCGGCGTGTTCCCCGTGTCCGCCGTGGCGGCCAACGAGAACGTGCTGGGGGTCTTCAAGCCCGGCACCCACGGTTCCACCTTCGGCGGCAACCCCTTGGCCTGCGCGGTGGCCATGGCGGCCATCGACGTCCTCATGGAGGAGAAGCTGGCGGACCGGGCGGCGGAGCTCGGCAAGTACTTCATGGACGGCCTTAGGACCATCCAGGCCAAGACGGACAAGATAAAGCAGGTGCGTGGCAAGGGGCTCCTCATCGGCGTGGTGCTCAACGAGTCCGCCGGCAAGGCCAGGATATACACCACGGCCCTCAAGGACCGGGGGCTTCTGTGCAAGGAGACCCACGGCTGGATCATCCGCTTCGCCCCTCCCCTTGTGATCACCAAGGAGGAGATCGACGAGGCCTTGAGGAAGATCGAAGAGGTGTTCGTGGGCTAG